One part of the Camelus dromedarius isolate mCamDro1 chromosome 33, mCamDro1.pat, whole genome shotgun sequence genome encodes these proteins:
- the FBLN7 gene encoding fibulin-7, with translation MVPNCPRALFLLLLFLACPESRASQNCLSKQQLLTAIRQLQQLLKGQETRFAEGVRHMKSRLAALQSSVSRAGPDAPSASCPALSAPPDGKKFGSKYLVDHEVHFTCNPGFRLVGPSSVVCLPNGTWTGEQPRCRDISECSSQPCENGGTCVEGTNQYKCICPLGRTGSRCQHQAETAAPEGSEARDSAFSRAPRCAQVERTQHCSCEAGFHLSGAAGDSVCQDVNECELYGQEGRPRLCMHTCMNTPGSYRCACPSGYRTLADGKSCEDVDECASPQHVCPRGTVCINTGGGFQCVSPECPDGSGNVSYVKTSPFQCERNPCPMDSRPCRHMPKTISFHYLSLPSNLKTPITLFRMATASAPGRPGPNSLRFGIVGGNSRGHFVMQRSDRQTGELILIQTLEGPQTLEVDVDMSEYLDRSFQANHVSKVTIFVSPYDF, from the exons aaCTGTCTCAGCAAACAGCAGCTCCTCACGGCCATCCGCCAGCTGCAGCAGCTGCTGAAGGGCCAGGAGACGCGCTTCGCTGAGGGCGTCCGTCACATGAAGAGCCGGCTGGCCGCGCTGCAGAGCTCCGTGAGCAGAGCGGGCCCCGATGCGCCCTCAG CCTCCTGTCCTGCTCTGAGCGCCCCTCCGGACGGCAAAAAGTTTGGGAGCAAGTACTTAGTGGATCACGAAGTCCATTTTACCTGCAACCCCGGCTTCCGGCTGGTTGGGCCCAGCAGCGTGGTGTGTCTTCCCAACGGCACCTGGACCGGGGAGCAGCCCCGCTGTAGAG ATATCAGCGAATGCTCCAGCCAGCCTTGTGAGAATGGTGGGACGTGCGTGGAAGGCACCAACCAGTACAAATGTATTTGTCCTCTGGGAAGGACTGGGAGCCGCTGTCAGCATCAGGCTGAGACTG CCGCCCCCGAGGGCAGCGAGGCCCGGGACTCCGCCTTCAGCCGCGCGCCGCGATGCGCGCAGGTGGAGCGGACGCAGCACTGCAGCTGCGAGGCCGGATTCCACCTGAGCGGCGCCGCGGGCGACAGCGTCTGCCAGG ATGTGAATGAATGCGAGCTCTACGGGCAGGAGGGGCGCCCCCGGCTCTGCATGCATACCTGCATGAACACCCCCGGCTCCTACCGCTGTGCCTGCCCCAGCGGGTACCGGACCCTGGCCGACGGGAAGAGCTGTGAGG ATGTCGATGAGTGTGCGAGCCCACAGCACGTGTGCCCCCGGGGGACTGTGTGCATCAACACGGGCGGAGGCTTCCAGTGCGTCAGCCCGGAGTGCCCTGACGGCAGCGGCAACGTGAGCTACGTGAAGACATCCCCTTT ccagtgtgAACGAAACCCCTGCCCCATGGACAGCAGACCCTGCCGCCACATGCCCAAGACCATCTCCTTCCATtacctctctctgccctccaaCCTGAAGACGCCCATCACGCTCTTCCGCATGGCCACGGCCTCAGCCCCCGGCCGGCCTGGCCCCAACAGCCTGCGCTTCGGAATCGTGGGCGGCAACAGCCGCGGCCACTTTGTGATGCAGCGCTCCGACCGGCAGACTGGGGAGCTGATCCTCATCCAGACCCTGGAGGGGCCTCAGACGCTGGAGGTGGACGTTGACATGTCAGAATACCTGGACCGCTCCTTTCAGGCCAACCACGTGTCCAAGGTCACCATCTTTGTGTCCCCTTATGACTTCTGA